The Thalassotalea sp. HSM 43 genome window below encodes:
- a CDS encoding isochorismatase family protein, with the protein METTTKTAKEIYLEIKANPARKKFGFGNKAVLVNIDPQKAYTCVDEFKTAYETDPNQLHYVNKLAEEFRRLGWPVVWTHVAYMDSGEDAGIWGTRTNTEDSLQNIKFDSRRSEFDDRLNIDKDKDVIYLKKMPSAFFETQLQSLLVWHQVDTVILTGGSTSGCIRATAVDSLSRGYRTIVPEQCVADKHESFHYANLTDLLLKYADVEEVDDVLTWLASQQQG; encoded by the coding sequence ATGGAAACGACGACAAAAACAGCAAAAGAAATCTATTTGGAAATAAAAGCCAACCCTGCTCGTAAGAAGTTTGGTTTTGGTAATAAAGCCGTACTTGTTAACATCGATCCGCAAAAGGCGTATACCTGTGTTGATGAGTTTAAAACCGCATATGAAACCGACCCAAATCAGTTGCATTATGTTAATAAACTGGCGGAAGAATTTCGTCGTCTAGGTTGGCCCGTGGTCTGGACGCATGTTGCTTATATGGACTCTGGTGAAGATGCAGGTATTTGGGGCACTCGCACCAACACTGAGGATTCGCTGCAAAACATAAAGTTTGATTCTCGTCGCAGTGAGTTTGATGATCGCTTGAATATTGATAAAGACAAAGATGTCATCTATTTGAAGAAGATGCCATCGGCATTTTTCGAAACGCAACTGCAGTCTTTATTGGTTTGGCATCAGGTTGATACCGTGATTCTAACGGGCGGTTCAACGTCTGGTTGTATCCGTGCCACAGCTGTTGATAGCCTATCTCGAGGTTACCGAACTATCGTGCCGGAGCAATGTGTTGCTGACAAACACGAAAGCTTCCATTACGCTAACCTAACTGACTTATTACTTAAATATGCTGATGTTGAAGAGGTTGATGACGTATTAACCTGGTTGGCATCTCAACAGCAAGGCTAG
- a CDS encoding polysaccharide deacetylase family protein translates to MKPNPGYYDYWPYEGRPKITWPNGAKIAFWVAPNIEFYELNPPINPHRAAWPQPNPAVAGYSIRDYGNRVGHVRQMKLLEKYGIRGSISLSTALCDHHPEIIEMCKERDWEFFSHGIYNTRYTYGMSEQQERDMIKDSMETIHKHTGQQCAGYLAPALSHSDNTIDLFAEVGTELFGDEGGIYTCDLFHDDQPTPIHTRSGKRFVSVPYSLEMNDTIAFVVNKIEPRRYGQMLKDNFDRLYAEGAESGTVMCIPTHNYQISCPHRIKAFEEALEYITSHDDVWLATGREIAEYYREHYFELAKQDIDARIAGLRHSVKSAGER, encoded by the coding sequence ATGAAGCCGAACCCAGGATATTATGATTATTGGCCTTATGAAGGTAGGCCAAAAATTACGTGGCCTAATGGTGCTAAGATTGCCTTTTGGGTGGCACCTAATATTGAGTTTTATGAGTTAAATCCGCCAATCAACCCCCATCGCGCTGCATGGCCGCAACCTAACCCTGCGGTTGCTGGTTACTCTATTCGTGATTACGGTAACCGTGTTGGCCATGTGCGACAAATGAAGCTATTGGAAAAATACGGCATCCGCGGTTCGATTTCGTTATCAACTGCGTTGTGTGACCATCACCCCGAAATCATTGAGATGTGTAAAGAACGTGATTGGGAATTTTTCTCGCACGGTATTTACAACACCCGCTACACCTATGGCATGAGCGAACAACAAGAACGCGACATGATCAAAGACTCGATGGAAACCATACACAAGCATACCGGTCAACAATGTGCCGGTTATTTGGCACCAGCGCTGTCTCATTCTGATAACACCATCGACTTATTTGCTGAAGTTGGTACCGAGCTGTTTGGTGATGAGGGCGGTATATACACCTGTGATTTATTTCACGATGATCAACCAACGCCGATTCATACCCGCAGTGGTAAGCGTTTTGTCTCTGTCCCGTATTCATTAGAAATGAACGACACCATTGCCTTTGTCGTCAACAAGATTGAACCACGCCGTTATGGGCAGATGCTTAAAGATAATTTTGACCGCTTATACGCAGAAGGTGCGGAATCAGGCACCGTGATGTGTATCCCAACCCACAACTACCAAATCAGTTGCCCGCATCGGATAAAGGCGTTTGAAGAGGCGCTTGAATACATTACTTCACATGATGATGTTTGGTTGGCAACAGGCAGAGAAATTGCCGAGTATTATCGCGAGCATTATTTTGAGTTGGCCAAGCAAGATATCGATGCTCGTATTGCTGGCCTTAGGCACTCTGTGAAATCTGCGGGAGAGCGATAA